From Aquamicrobium lusatiense, the proteins below share one genomic window:
- a CDS encoding HAD-IA family hydrolase, with translation MAGSQLIIFDCDGVLVDSEPLAVLAYERVYERHGMPGVGVDIISQCFGMKQADIIARIRELTGHQYPDHARDDLWLETKALFTERLQPTSGLPEFLSELKIDRCVASSSSLERIHHSLDVTRIAPHFGDAIFSSSMVKNGKPAPDIFLFAAEKMGADPADCVVIEDSHFGVQGAVAAGMKAIGYIGGGHSDAGHGERLTSSGATRACADWAGITAELDRLGFQLN, from the coding sequence GTGGCCGGATCACAGCTCATCATCTTCGATTGCGACGGCGTACTGGTCGACAGCGAACCGCTCGCCGTGCTTGCCTATGAACGGGTCTACGAACGCCACGGCATGCCCGGCGTCGGCGTCGACATCATCAGCCAGTGTTTTGGCATGAAACAGGCCGACATCATCGCCCGCATCCGGGAACTGACCGGCCACCAGTATCCCGACCACGCACGCGACGACCTCTGGCTCGAAACGAAGGCGCTGTTCACCGAGCGGCTTCAGCCGACCAGCGGCCTGCCCGAATTCCTGTCGGAATTGAAGATCGACCGCTGTGTCGCCTCATCCTCATCGCTGGAGCGCATCCATCACAGCCTCGACGTTACCCGCATCGCTCCCCACTTCGGCGATGCGATCTTCTCCTCGTCAATGGTGAAGAACGGCAAGCCTGCGCCCGACATCTTCCTGTTTGCGGCTGAAAAGATGGGGGCCGATCCGGCCGACTGCGTGGTGATCGAGGATTCGCATTTCGGCGTTCAGGGTGCAGTCGCCGCAGGCATGAAAGCCATCGGCTACATCGGCGGCGGCCACAGCGACGCTGGCCATGGCGAGCGCCTCACATCCAGCGGTGCCACCCGCGCCTGCGCGGACTGGGCGGGCATCACGGCCGAACTGGACCGGCTGGGCTTTCAGCTGAACTGA
- a CDS encoding ArsR/SmtB family transcription factor has product MSNVASGNTIAEVASLIGDAARANMLSALMGGQALTAGELSRHAGVTAQTTSGHLGKLTEARLIAVEKQGRHRYYRLASPDVAHAIHALMSVAASGPKRHHPIGPKDEALRLARTCYDHMAGRLATALADALTGKGYVILADGAGLVTEEGWRFLCEFGIDPGDATRSRRPLCRTCLDWSERRPHLAGRLGAALLDRTLALGWIARTAESRALRISRAGEAGFSGTFDLPADWRRSPSTPSS; this is encoded by the coding sequence ATGTCGAATGTCGCCTCGGGAAATACGATAGCGGAGGTTGCAAGCCTGATCGGGGATGCAGCGCGCGCCAACATGCTCTCTGCCCTTATGGGCGGACAGGCATTGACGGCGGGCGAGCTCTCGCGACATGCCGGCGTCACCGCACAGACCACAAGCGGCCATCTCGGCAAGCTGACGGAAGCCCGGTTGATTGCCGTCGAGAAGCAGGGACGGCATCGCTATTATCGGCTTGCCTCGCCCGACGTGGCGCATGCCATTCATGCCCTGATGTCGGTTGCGGCGAGCGGGCCGAAGCGTCACCATCCGATCGGCCCGAAGGACGAGGCGTTGCGGTTGGCCCGCACCTGCTACGATCATATGGCCGGCCGGCTTGCTACTGCCCTTGCGGATGCTCTCACCGGCAAGGGCTATGTTATATTGGCGGATGGAGCCGGCCTTGTGACCGAGGAGGGCTGGCGTTTCCTGTGCGAGTTCGGCATCGATCCGGGCGACGCGACGCGCTCCAGACGCCCGCTTTGCCGAACCTGCCTCGACTGGAGTGAGCGGCGGCCACATCTCGCAGGTCGTCTTGGAGCTGCGCTTCTCGACCGGACACTCGCGCTTGGCTGGATCGCCCGCACAGCAGAAAGTCGCGCTTTGCGCATCAGCCGCGCCGGAGAAGCCGGGTTCAGCGGTACGTTCGATCTTCCGGCAGACTGGCGCAGGTCACCGTCAACGCCGTCCTCCTGA
- a CDS encoding DUF1127 domain-containing protein — translation MIFRIWPDRWKQRRDLREMDEDRLHDLGISRSEAKREGEKPFWQ, via the coding sequence ATGATCTTCCGCATCTGGCCGGATCGCTGGAAGCAGCGCCGTGACCTTCGCGAAATGGACGAGGACCGGCTGCATGATCTCGGCATCAGCAGGAGCGAGGCGAAGCGAGAGGGTGAAAAGCCTTTTTGGCAATAA
- a CDS encoding 5'/3'-nucleotidase SurE yields MRILVSNDDGIDAPGIARLTEAARRVSEDVWVVAPDRKHTAAGPSLTIAQPMTMEKRGDRRFACSGRPADCVVSAFAWLFENDRKPDLVLSGINDGRNVAEDLAYSGTLGIAREATFWGVPAIGFSQVKNPEITDEGELWLSAFIGKLWDKRAQWAAQGHWLSVNLPTRLPAEVRQPVIGRDKIASKADVVEEDGDRTVIIVPRGRPHTSIEGDENSMIDAGFVTVNRLNWFGGTRLEDELVAGL; encoded by the coding sequence ATGAGAATTCTGGTTTCCAACGACGACGGCATCGATGCACCCGGCATCGCCCGCCTGACAGAAGCCGCGCGCCGCGTGAGCGAGGACGTGTGGGTGGTGGCGCCGGACCGCAAGCACACGGCGGCGGGGCCTTCGCTGACCATCGCCCAGCCGATGACCATGGAAAAGCGCGGCGACAGGCGCTTTGCCTGCTCCGGCCGCCCGGCCGATTGCGTGGTGTCTGCTTTTGCCTGGCTGTTCGAGAACGACCGCAAGCCGGATCTCGTCCTGTCCGGCATCAATGACGGGCGCAACGTGGCGGAAGACCTCGCCTATTCGGGCACGCTCGGCATCGCGCGCGAGGCGACATTCTGGGGCGTTCCGGCCATCGGCTTCTCGCAGGTCAAGAACCCCGAAATCACGGACGAGGGCGAATTGTGGCTCTCCGCCTTCATCGGCAAGCTGTGGGACAAGCGCGCGCAATGGGCGGCGCAGGGCCATTGGCTGAGCGTCAACCTTCCGACGCGTCTGCCGGCCGAGGTACGCCAGCCGGTGATCGGCCGCGACAAGATCGCCTCGAAGGCGGACGTCGTGGAAGAAGACGGCGACCGCACCGTGATCATCGTGCCGCGCGGACGCCCGCATACCTCGATCGAGGGCGACGAGAACAGCATGATCGATGCTGGCTTCGTCACCGTCAACCGGCTCAACTGGTTCGGCGGCACGCGGCTGGAAGACGAGCTTGTGGCGGGGCTCTGA
- a CDS encoding MBL fold metallo-hydrolase: MTLDVELAGGFGEKGRTSVVVGREGQRVMLDAGIKVGATGRDYYPRPLTPVDRLDAVLISHAHEDHVGALNWLLSEGFRGRILMTAETRDEAPATLAAYGEQALVEAYPFPADRIELFRPGDVLDVAGFRIATGRSGHVVGGVWFALEDDGTRVVYCADVVPDSAVFVMDRMPECDLLLLDASYGADPVSGHERAQRIAAWIAERAGGCLLPTPLSGRSLELVAAMPGRFAIHASMREHLLAQIEAVQALKPGMPELLRARINAALDWKDGEALPDCPLLADDGMGRAGPSSRLIPLADAQGFPILLSGHLPAGTPGFELHAKGRADWIRMPTHPTLAGNVEIWEHAGRPAVLGHSCGPDEIARLGEHIPALQSGRRTGDRLVVGQEVL, translated from the coding sequence ATGACACTGGACGTAGAACTCGCAGGCGGCTTCGGCGAGAAGGGCCGCACCAGCGTCGTGGTGGGACGCGAGGGCCAGCGCGTGATGCTGGATGCCGGCATCAAGGTGGGTGCGACCGGCCGCGACTACTATCCGCGCCCGCTGACGCCGGTGGACCGGCTCGACGCCGTGCTGATCTCGCATGCGCATGAGGATCATGTCGGCGCGCTGAACTGGCTTTTGTCGGAAGGCTTTCGCGGGCGCATCCTGATGACCGCCGAAACGCGCGACGAGGCGCCGGCGACGCTGGCCGCCTATGGCGAGCAGGCGCTTGTCGAGGCCTATCCGTTTCCCGCCGACAGGATCGAGCTGTTCAGGCCGGGCGACGTGCTGGACGTCGCCGGATTCCGCATCGCCACAGGCCGCTCCGGCCATGTGGTGGGCGGCGTGTGGTTTGCGCTGGAGGATGACGGCACCCGTGTCGTCTACTGCGCCGACGTGGTGCCGGACAGCGCCGTCTTCGTCATGGACCGGATGCCCGAATGCGACCTCTTGCTGCTCGACGCTTCCTATGGCGCGGACCCGGTTTCGGGTCACGAGCGGGCGCAGCGCATCGCCGCATGGATCGCCGAACGCGCCGGCGGCTGCCTTCTGCCGACGCCGCTTTCGGGGCGCTCGCTGGAACTGGTGGCGGCGATGCCCGGCCGCTTCGCCATCCATGCCTCGATGCGCGAGCATCTGCTGGCGCAGATCGAGGCGGTCCAAGCGCTGAAGCCCGGCATGCCCGAGCTGCTGCGCGCCCGCATCAATGCCGCGCTCGACTGGAAAGATGGCGAGGCGCTGCCGGACTGCCCGCTGCTGGCCGATGACGGCATGGGCAGGGCAGGGCCATCTTCGCGCCTCATTCCGCTGGCTGATGCGCAGGGGTTTCCGATCCTGCTCTCCGGCCATCTGCCGGCCGGCACGCCGGGCTTTGAGCTGCACGCGAAGGGGCGCGCCGACTGGATCAGGATGCCGACGCATCCGACGCTCGCCGGCAATGTCGAGATCTGGGAACACGCAGGCCGCCCGGCGGTGCTCGGCCATTCCTGCGGGCCCGACGAGATCGCCCGGCTGGGCGAACATATTCCGGCGCTGCAAAGCGGCCGGCGCACCGGCGACAGGCTGGTGGTGGGACAAGAGGTACTTTGA